A stretch of Campylobacter showae DNA encodes these proteins:
- a CDS encoding CorA family divalent cation transporter — protein sequence MSERDISGYYYGEECEYIYLVTDGSEQNYKFIFKDDKIYARDGSESGAEEFIRVVKKITSEFRAKIAEHSAQLESYEKIYAGKRDFTKFIKKHAVLKYEIRKFQNKISHFYEALAICQNERPELKKQLKNYVYEAGVLKNAACENAARIDDIYAHIQSLKNDKINRNIYILTLLSALFLPLNLITGFFGMNTNGMFLNGFQNGTAIVAGSMLALFATLAGLFYFLGKRRE from the coding sequence GTGAGCGAGCGCGATATCTCTGGGTACTATTACGGCGAGGAGTGCGAGTACATCTATCTCGTCACGGACGGTAGCGAACAAAACTATAAATTTATCTTTAAAGACGACAAAATTTACGCCCGGGACGGCAGCGAAAGCGGCGCGGAGGAGTTTATCCGCGTCGTAAAAAAGATAACGAGCGAGTTTCGCGCCAAGATCGCCGAGCACTCCGCCCAGCTTGAAAGCTACGAGAAAATTTACGCAGGCAAGAGGGATTTTACTAAATTTATCAAAAAGCACGCGGTCTTAAAATACGAAATACGCAAATTTCAAAATAAAATTTCACACTTTTACGAGGCTCTGGCGATCTGTCAAAACGAAAGGCCCGAGCTAAAAAAGCAGCTCAAAAACTACGTCTATGAAGCTGGCGTGCTAAAAAACGCAGCCTGCGAAAACGCCGCTAGGATAGACGATATCTACGCGCATATCCAAAGCCTAAAAAACGACAAAATAAACCGAAATATCTATATCCTGACGCTACTTTCGGCGCTATTTTTACCGTTAAATTTGATCACGGGATTTTTCGGGATGAACACGAACGGGATGTTTTTAAACGGCTTTCAAAACGGCACTGCTATCGTCGCCGGATCTATGCTTGCTCTTTTTGCGACGCTAGCGGGGCTGTTTTATTTTCTAGGCAAACGGCGGGAGTAA